The sequence aaaaaccgtgtggtgaattcaaaattcaccacatggcttgattgtataatcaccttaagtgaTACAATACGATATATTCACtagaatttaaattaaataaaattaacatATTTCAATATCTCAGAAACGAAGCATATGTCTGTTGTACGTTACGGTGGCCCTCAGTTACAATCAACAACATACATGCTTCTTCAGCAGTGGGGCATCAATGAATCCCTTTCCGCATTGGTCGCATGCAAACGGTCGCTCCCCGGTGTGCTTCCGCTCGTGTATGGTAAGCTGACGTTTCCGTACAAAGGACGCAGCGCAGTAGGAACACTGATGCGGCCTCTCGCCGGTATGGCTGGCCATCTCATGCCGCCGCCGATCCGTGATGCTAGAGTAACGTTTGCTGCACCCATCCGTTCGGCACTCAAATGGCTTTTCGCCTGTGTGCGACCGTTCGTGTAGGATCTGTGCTTCGCGCGTTTTCAGCATCCGTGGACAGAAGGTACAGCTGTAAGTGGCCTCTGAATGGCGATGGCGGATGTGGCGTTTGAGATTTTCTCCTCGAGCAAACTTCTCGCCGCAGTCTGGACATTGGTGTTGCTTAGGAAAGTGACACTTCATGTGTGAGTTCAGTATGGTCTTTGATGTGAAGCGCTACAAAGGAAAAAATTAGTTAAATAGTTTGCATATAAGCCTATAATCTTATCCATGATAAATGTTACTTTGGTCATATGTTAATTGACCTTGAAGCGTGAACGATTTATTCGAAAGTACGCATAGAACATATTCTTGCAGACCTCCACCTACCTTGTTGCATATATTACAAGCATGAGGCCGTTCACCGGTGTGCTTCATCTCGTGTACCGTGAGAGCCGTTTTGCTTGGTTTAGCCTCCCCGCAGATGGAACATACAAATGTCTTTGGCACTCGGTGGGCGAACTGATGCTGTCGGAGAATTGCTCCCGTCCGAAATAGTTGGCAGCAACAATCGCACTGCCATCGGTTGGTGCTGGATTCGCCTTCAACTACTGCCGCcgctttatttgcttcgcgtTTCGATTGGTGTGTCTGCAGGACGTGCTGTAGGAGTTTGCCGAAGTTATGGAACGGAAGAGCACATTCATCGAAGCAGCAGTATCGCACGGAACCTACTCTACGAGCGCCTACTTCAACCTTCTGGACTTCAATCGCTGGTAGCGATTCATTGTGAATTGAGCTGTACAAATGTTTGAGCATTCGTGCTTCGCTCAGGGATTCAAAATCACAAAGCTTACAGTAATACCGTATCGTGGAGTCTCTCCTTTTCTGGTGGTTAGTCATTTCCATTGTGGTGTTGAACTGCCTGTCACAAATTACGCATACTGGTCTACGCTTGTCTGCGTCCTTCTTCGAATCGGTACGATGTTCCTTCCGGGAATGCTCGGTGAGAGCTGACTCGTCTTCAAAATAACACTCACAACCACAGCATCGGAACCCAGGAAGCTTAACGGCGTCGTATCGATCGCTGACGTCTTCTCGTATAATGTTGAAGAACCTCGCGTGCTGCTCATTGTACAGCATATGATTTTTCAATCGCGACTCTGAATCGATAACAAAATCGCACAATCTGCACTGATAGAACTGTTTCTGTTCGCGTATGCGTTTATGAACAACAAAGATCATTGCGATATCAAACTTTTTCAAACAGTATTCACATTCGTAGCTTATCCGATTCTTCGACGGTGGGGGTTGTTCGGAAAGGGACTTGGTTTGATGCTCTTTTGAATGTTCATTCAATTGTTCAAGAGAATCGAAAAACTTCAGGCAAAAACAGCAACGTTCTTTggttatttcaacaatattgtaTCCTTCGTACTCGGCTACAATTTGGACAAAATTACCTGGTATCAAAGCCATCTGCTTCCGCTGACGAGTGGTAATGTATTTACTATCTTGTCTGATTTGAATAGTTTCTTGCTTTTCTTCATCATCGTTGGGGGTAGGTTTTGCTTCATCATCCTCGAATTCCTGCTCATCAGTTTGATCTTCTTCTATGTATTCAATCTCTTGAATACTATAAGCATCACTCTTGCAATCATCCGTTTGCATGTCACATTCATCCACTTCCATTATTTCAGCTCCAACGTCGTCGTTCATGTGCGGTGTAATGCTATGGTATTTAATCAAATGCCTTCGCCAGGAGGTTTCCcccttgaaaatttcttcacacAGACGACACACTACACGCCGTTTGTTTGGCTTGTTGCGATGGAATGTTAGCGAAGATTTCTTGGCAAACCGCTCATAGCATATACTGCATTCATATGGGTTCTGTTCGTCGTGTTCTACTCGTTCCGGCAGATGTCGCTCCTTGGAATGGGTTTCAAATTGCTCCCGATATTCGAATAAACTTTCGCATCCACAACATCGCAGGCACATGAATTCCACCAAATCATATTCCTTGTCCGTAGCAATTAATCGGTATTGATTTTTGTTGAAACTCGATAAAGTTGCACCAGAAACCTGATCGCTCGTAATGATTTCCTCGACCTCTTCCTCGCTGTGATCTTGGTCTGTATCAAAACTGTCAATCAGTATCGAATGAGTAGTATCCAGATGATAGAATAGTTGCTCGCGACTATCCATTAGCATATCACATTCTCGACAATGAAAACGATCAGTGTCGATGTGGCTACGATGAAGCGTGAGATCATCTACGGTGGAAAATGTTTCGAAGCATATTGGGCATTCCTGAAGATCATTTTCACGAAAATCTGTtgataaaatgaaaataattttaaagctCTTAAATGTTTGGAAAGTCACGTGTCCTAAGACAAGTTAGTATTTTAGCCTTTCTCATAAAACAAAATTGTAGGAACTAGAAGGCTATATTTTTACTCCgaacaaaataattaataaataatagtATGCCAATGATAACATATCGCCTCCACTTACTGGTTATGTTCAGTTGATTTTAACATTCCCCAGAAAAACGTTCCACGTTCAACGTGATTCAtataaaaagtgtgacaaaggggaagggggtgggggagtgttaaaatgaccaatttttgcgttacgtaattaatggatcttccctaaggggCTTGACAATGATATTTCCAGTGTCAAAAtgaaaactaaaaatttaaatatgtaGTGATTTATTATTTTAGATATCGCGTTTAGAAGAATGACGTTAtcataatgttttgaaaataaactccgtagagaaacttttatcacatctcacttaAATAATGGCAACAGTTATACCAGACACTTCGCATGATCTAACAACTGCctattgttaagaaaattattttgagcatttGAGCTTGAACTGCCTATTAATTAATTTGGAGTCTAACTAACATAACTCTAATACTTAcaagcagagtgtaaaataatcgaaattattTGATGAAGTCAGGGGGAggaggcggagcactgaatccctaccccgacaagtgctggttctaaaatgtaaacaacagtgttaattctctaccacctttttgtcaTGGCGAgggaatttttatgcacacttttgttttcgatattttatcaaaattaaacactcaatcatgtagcaatataacgatgtggtatgcttgagatacctgcttgattaaagggacacgaaaaagaatttatttgcagtaactaaccgaatataaaaatgttcgcattaacgattgcgccctaacagtgGTTCtataagcttcgatgcagagtacacgagctttgttcgccagtaaCAGGCGTATGAGGTCCTTGgatgaagtccatttttcttcacttGTTAGCttacttccagacacattcatagtcggctctgtactgccaatattcggttgaatattggtcattgaatatttatcagGCTtcagaattctcactcatatgaataaaaacctacgattaatccattaagcggagtgtgatttttcatggtccccctgtgaggaagtattctcacacaacatttttatccggatagaatggcgggtgataaattcgtgagcgccggataatttaattttaatccacaaattttccttctcgtcgcctcaccagataaattttacaagcatatttacaaaaatttaggaccgcaACGGGTTTCggacccaaaacaattttaaaatgttcagagCGCCCACTAAAACCATTCCACCACATGaataattgattgaaagcgaggggaaaaactgctgtattgaaccttctgcttatcgtggcgcaccgtcagattcaatcagcttggagaggcaaagtaagcagcatttgattttcgcgaaacatgggaagaaggataacaatttttcgcaccatcgcttgtgccggagtttatcgccttgtaatttatccggataaaatgcatggtggagtgatcagttgtcgcttgagtgagtgagaaatccgaaccctgataCTTATGCATATTCTACAAATTGTTAaatcatttcaaatctaaaCACTTTTTTAGCGAGTTAGACTATGTATCACACAGAAATGAGCGATTTTTGTCCGTGAGACAATTTCAGAGGAAGtgtgtttcgcataagaaacaTAGCTGAAAAATAGTTTACCTTGTCataccaaaataaaatttattctcaAATCGAATGACAATAGTGCAGAACCAAATTATTCTTCTAGCAAAGGCATAATCTCTGCATTAAAATATGTACAtacgatgctcaaaaacggtACTGACCATTCTTGCCCCACTTTACCCTTAATATTGGTAATTATTTCGAATTTGTTGTTTTGGGTTCAGGTACACCAAACTCAGCTCAAAATAGAAATTCATCTAATGGGAACCTCCAATATTTAACGAAAAGAAATAATCTTAAAAATAATCAGCCTCTAAAAATACACAAGTTGAATCTTTTCACATCATTCATCGACTCATTCAATGAACCTATAGCCAGAGCTCATATGGGCACACTTCAAAATGTACTGGTCGGTCGCATCCGATTGGGTTGGCGGCAGTTAATTTGGGTTTGACCGGCATTCGACAACCTCTTCAAGTGCCGAAGATTCCTTCCACCGAGGCATGTTGAGTCAATGTTCTGGCTTTGGCTGACGCTATCTTGACGCGCTTAGGCGATGGTTTGGCTTTTGATGATGGCAGAGACTGCTCACTGCGTTTGTTTGATCGTTTGTCTGATGTTGTTGCCTTGGCCGCCTTGATTGCCATTTTTTTCAGCTCACGCTCAGCCGCTTTCTTCTTTAAATCCGCAAGGATCTCCGGAGATGTCTGGTGATCGAAAAACAATTCCACGTTTTGTTTGCAGATAGCTTTAGCGCCATCTAACGAGGACTTCGCTGAGATTCGCAAAGCTAGTTCAGGATGGCGAAGCATAAATTTATTGTACCAGTATTTGCCGGCTTTTTTGTCCGCATACCAGTTATCCGGGACCTCAATGTTAAGCTTCACGGCGAACTGGTAAGCCAACCCGCGCAATTCTTCGACGCTTGTACCATAGTGATGCATCGCGTATTTCAAAATGTTCTCGACTAAATAGTTCTCCTGGGCTATTGAGAAAACctaaaatgaatgaaaaaatcaaataattacTCATTATTCACGTAGAAGGTGGAAGAACACAATTTACCTGATTCGATGGCACACGCTGGTTACATTCACGCACGAAAGTCAACAGTTGACCATCATCAACTTTCTCAACATCAGCGAAATTTGCTTCTACTTTTTTCAAGTAGCCCTGAAGAGTAGTCCGAGGAATCGAATACGCCTTAGCAATCGAATTTGTCGTCCTCTTATCCACCGAACATCTTTTAATGGCTTCCACCAACGCATTGAAATCCATTTTGGACGATTTTTTCGGTTTAGACATGACTAAACGAAAGAATccaaaaaaatgcataaaacaattaaaaataatgATGTTGGCAACTTTCTTGGAAACTTGGCAACTTTCTCATGACCTCCTCATAGCATCCAAATAACAGTGGTTCTTGGACCTTACAGCATCGTTAAAAGATTCCTGTACCACCATAACTAAAGCATCCCGTGTAAACGCTATTATAGGATTTTATCACAAAATTTGAGAATGAGATCCAGAAAGGCTAATCCCCTCTAGCATTAAAATTTGCCAGGATAGCTGAAAATTCCCAGTATTTTATtaaggaagtgccaaaactctataataataataataaagattACTCTGGCGGGATTTCTAAAGAATCCTCCAAATtcccagagttttttttttccggcATAATTCCGAAAACATCATCCAGGATTTCCAAGTTATTGTCCAAAAATTCCTaagaatcttccaagaattttctcGGATTCTTAAGAATCCCTCGAGGTTTCCAAAGTTTTAGCAAAATTTTGAGAGCAGGTAATAGAAGGTAGTTCTTCTAACAACAGAATGTTTTCAGATTCAACGGAATTCATTGTCATTCGCGAGAGTCAAGAATTTCAGGACATTAATTTAAATTGACACCTAATAAAATACCctctcagtgttggtagaatcactcaaaaatctcaatcattgttTCCTCACGCGCGAGCAAACACGTTTACGATTTTTAAGGAAAACGTCGCTTCTGTGTTTTTCATGCACAGTGCATAAAGTGATTTACActtcatttcactcatttgaaGAAAGATCATTTCTGAGATCAAGATCCTGAACTCCTCCTGGCGAAGTAAGCATTTTCTAAAAAAGGGAATGTATCCAACAGGATAATGTTATCAATCAAATAAGGCCTACAGTTTAATAAAACAACGCTTTCAAAATCGATAATAACATTGCATCtctttcttcattggcatttaatttacatcccccactgggcattgccgccttgcagcttagtgttcataaagcacttccacagttattaaatgcgagatttctaagccaagctaccatttctgGATTTGTGTATAATGAGGCTAACAGGATGATACCACCCTCAACATGAGCTTGCTTAGTAGCcatgcatcttaccgcacgaggGTCCGGAAAATTATGAGCCTGCTTAGTAGCCGTGGATCTTACCGCACGAGGGTCGAGGAAATTTTATCgttcttccctgggcataaaagtatcatcgttattattattattatttattcagactaaggcccaagtggcctgtgcggtatataagagtcttctccattcggctcggtccatggctacacgtcgccaaccacgcagtctacggagggtccgcaagtcatcttccacctgatcgatccaccttgcccgctgcgcacctcgccttcttgagcccatcggatcgttgtcgagaaccattttcaccgggttattgtccgacattctggctacgtgtccggcccaccgtagtcgtccgattttcgcggtatgaacgatggatggttctcctaacagctgatgcaactcgtggttcattcgcctcctccacgtaccgtccgccatctccaccccaccatagatggtacgcagcactttcctttcgaaaactccgagtgcacgttggtcctccacgagcatcgtccaggtctcgtgtccgtagaggactatcggtctaatgagcgttttgtagattgtcagtttggtacggcgacgaactctattcgatcggagcgttatgcggagtccaaagtatgtacgatttccagccactatgcgtctccgaatttctctgctggtatcattttcggcagtaaccagtgagcccaagtacacaaattcttctaccacctcgatttcgtcaccactgatgcaaactcgcggtgggtggctcacattgtcttctcttgaacctcttcctatcatgtacttcgtcttcgacgtgttgatgactagtccgatccgcttggcttccctcttcagtctgatgtaggcttcatccatcttctcaaagtcacgtaccataatatctatgtcgtcggcgaagccaaacagCTGGAcggtcttattgaaaattgtaccactcgtgttaatccctgctcttcgtattaccccttccaaagcaaactacgcacatcacccgatccatcgtcgctttgatcaaccgtgtcagtttattaGTTAGTTATTTAGTTAATAGAGCACATTGTACATTGGGcacattgtattcgcggcatttctgcagtacttggcgaatggcgaacacctggtccgtggtggagcgttcgcccataaacccgcctggtactgccccacgaactctcgtgcaattggtgctagtcgacggtataaaatttgggagagtaccttgtaggcggcgttcagcaatgtgattgcgcggtagttgctacaatccagcttatcgccctttttgtagatgggatacacgacaccttccatccactcctgcggcaaaacttcctcctcccaaatcttgcttagccagtgcctcaccaccgtgtttaaatagctctcctggtagttggtcaaccccaggggctttgttgttcttcagccggccaatctcctcctggatttcctggagatccggagccggtagaattatgtcctgcgcgcgttcccccaggtccatcaccataccgccatcttcgtctgcaagtatcatcgtgctagctttATAACAGGGAAAAATacggcttcggcaggttttgttctattattgtcagggggattttaatcgaccaaattttatgaaatttggccacaatattctttgatatgcaaagaatgtttaggccgaattcgagcataatcagtcataaaaaaacccctgcataATGTATGAACATTAATTTGCGAGGTGACAATGCCCCATTattgagggatgtaatgccaatgagaaaagaagaaaattggTGTCTACCGTGCACGTTTGGTGACAACTGATTACACATGAATCCAATTATTATAATATTGTTAAAGCCATCTCATGAGAATTTGGTTTGTCatttacactggattctgttttacacgatttacattttctcaatttttataTATACTTCATCGGAAATGGGTTTGCACAAAGAAGAACTTTTGTTAGCTGTGGTCAATGTACATAAATAAGGCTGTACATACACCAACAGACGTGAAAACATACTAAGTATGTCgaattataagaaaataatgCTGGGCATCCTAATTTTCTCAAATATGCTCATATATACCTACAAATGGAATGAGCATGATTTGTAAAAGTAGTACCTAttagttgaaaaaataaaatttggatgaaaaaatgtatgataGACACTTGCTCCGTGTTAGAAAATTTCCAAGTTATGTGCGCAAAGTTAGGCATATAATAAGGGGTCTGCTTTGAAGTTCAATTTACtatttattacaattttttgaataaaatttttaGTTCTCAAACtcactgttgtttttttttgtattctttTGTGAAACTGTTTCGGTAATTGAAAGTCGAACGTCGTAAATCGTAAGTTTGTGtagcaaattgaaaataatttcgccAAAATCGATCCCCTCTTCAGCTAGAGTACCTAATTAGATATGTAATTCCGCAAAAaccataaaataataaaattgtttggttcaatcaaagttaaatgcctatttccggggattaaaccacccgactttgacattaatttacaatgttgtgaaaactcatatgtgaatatgtacgttatgtggaagatattgatttggaaaatgtattggaggtaaccacttttccttcgataggactcgaacccatgaccctacagtacgctagactggtgctttaaccaactaagctacgaaggacctccgtcggccttcgcaacctagcggctactgaacgagctatagattcccaaattggacgcatagtcaaatcactcgcaatccatttctcaagccaacacttccatatgtgtatagtacactttcacattagaggagcgtgatttattgtttttgcttgtttttgaaacaacatttttttttaatttgggggGGGGGGAGGCGGTGTGTTCTTGACTTGCAACAGGTGATACAcgatagaaaaatatattaagctcttttagtggaatgtattcaaccgtctaagacgaattaagtaaggtacagtggggtaagtgggtaaatggggtaagtgaaaaaaacgcaagtatttcattgatgaagcacagaattattcaatttcacttcgcaatcatacaaggccattcaaatcaatgctttgaataagtgaaacatgaaataatgaaccatctcaacatgcgagagtaaaagtttattaacctttcaagtttatcttttgcgcaagttgttttgcgtgtcaatTCTTGTTATA comes from Armigeres subalbatus isolate Guangzhou_Male chromosome 2, GZ_Asu_2, whole genome shotgun sequence and encodes:
- the LOC134213743 gene encoding zinc finger protein 420-like, with protein sequence MNFHRPKICRICRAPDNDDLISVRLIQDSISIARMVEVLTDIQVTLDKNLPQNICLQCLERVRSAYQLRLQCIESDKQFRNEIYSVKDVLKLSHDESKDMIKLEIEALDKEIEQEDECEGVQEIFTTDPDEHSLSIVPEELNEKVDLKIIAEETEESFLVEESIVETEDSKLTAAQQLIDILAPEEDNNRKSSLMYLSHYQEKDYEVLIESDHYDHVRFMSASCCGCSERFKDKTDLVQHGLIEHRRLTKDFRENDLQECPICFETFSTVDDLTLHRSHIDTDRFHCRECDMLMDSREQLFYHLDTTHSILIDSFDTDQDHSEEEVEEIITSDQVSGATLSSFNKNQYRLIATDKEYDLVEFMCLRCCGCESLFEYREQFETHSKERHLPERVEHDEQNPYECSICYERFAKKSSLTFHRNKPNKRRVVCRLCEEIFKGETSWRRHLIKYHSITPHMNDDVGAEIMEVDECDMQTDDCKSDAYSIQEIEYIEEDQTDEQEFEDDEAKPTPNDDEEKQETIQIRQDSKYITTRQRKQMALIPGNFVQIVAEYEGYNIVEITKERCCFCLKFFDSLEQLNEHSKEHQTKSLSEQPPPSKNRISYECEYCLKKFDIAMIFVVHKRIREQKQFYQCRLCDFVIDSESRLKNHMLYNEQHARFFNIIREDVSDRYDAVKLPGFRCCGCECYFEDESALTEHSRKEHRTDSKKDADKRRPVCVICDRQFNTTMEMTNHQKRRDSTIRYYCKLCDFESLSEARMLKHLYSSIHNESLPAIEVQKVEVGARRVGSVRYCCFDECALPFHNFGKLLQHVLQTHQSKREANKAAAVVEGESSTNRWQCDCCCQLFRTGAILRQHQFAHRVPKTFVCSICGEAKPSKTALTVHEMKHTGERPHACNICNKRFTSKTILNSHMKCHFPKQHQCPDCGEKFARGENLKRHIRHRHSEATYSCTFCPRMLKTREAQILHERSHTGEKPFECRTDGCSKRYSSITDRRRHEMASHTGERPHQCSYCAASFVRKRQLTIHERKHTGERPFACDQCGKGFIDAPLLKKHVCC